A portion of the Oscillospiraceae bacterium genome contains these proteins:
- the atpC gene encoding ATP synthase F1 subunit epsilon, which produces MTTFHLTVVTPDGCAFDGQAERVVCRAIDGDLAILAKHGDYCTALGMGEAHIVDADGQRRRAACMGGMLSVLDGEVRLVATTWEWAEEIDQARAEASKKRAEEILAQKNLDKRDYEMAQARLKRALVRTSVH; this is translated from the coding sequence ATGACGACCTTTCATCTGACGGTGGTCACGCCGGACGGCTGCGCCTTTGACGGCCAGGCCGAACGGGTGGTCTGCCGCGCCATCGACGGCGACCTTGCCATTCTGGCAAAGCACGGCGATTACTGCACGGCGCTGGGCATGGGCGAAGCCCATATCGTGGACGCCGACGGCCAGCGCCGCCGCGCCGCCTGCATGGGCGGCATGCTCAGCGTGCTGGATGGCGAGGTGCGTCTGGTGGCTACCACCTGGGAGTGGGCGGAAGAGATCGACCAGGCCCGCGCCGAGGCTTCCAAAAAGCGCGCCGAGGAGATTCTGGCCCAGAAGAACCTCGACAAGCGCGACTACGAGATGGCCCAGGCCCGCCTGAAGCGTGCTTTGGTGCGTACCTCCGTCCACTGA
- a CDS encoding LysR family transcriptional regulator, protein MRLQIKFLILFIRKNLWEVFMTYTQLKSFLAIARYRSFTAAADQLYISQSALSQQMKSLEQELGFTLFDRGSRQLALTEAGRSFYQSALKMQEVYFHAVSEGQQLQRLHQQQLERLCIGCLGGQYFQIWMELLHTALPLLNRYAPRPVRYESKDALYTALLRGEAQIAALLENADITRLGLQFLPFAQVPELCMPSFHSMDATTSPLLQKSSVRLEDLQELRIAFHHHPGSILYEDELRRYLRLRAPQYDYIDPVDFFTSNCRTVVLLLPAIQYSGHAPAVPLDWRGGARLGFVMAPQADPKVRAYAEYIKEHLTAIPNFWEPLTE, encoded by the coding sequence TTGCGTTTACAAATCAAGTTTCTTATACTATTCATAAGAAAAAACTTATGGGAGGTTTTTATGACCTATACGCAGCTCAAAAGTTTTCTGGCCATTGCCAGATACCGCAGCTTTACCGCCGCTGCTGACCAGCTGTATATTTCGCAGTCTGCCCTATCCCAGCAGATGAAATCATTAGAACAGGAACTCGGTTTCACTCTGTTCGACCGCGGTTCCCGGCAGCTGGCTCTGACCGAAGCCGGACGCAGCTTTTACCAGAGCGCTCTAAAAATGCAGGAGGTCTATTTCCACGCCGTTTCGGAAGGGCAGCAGCTTCAGCGACTACACCAGCAACAGCTAGAACGCTTGTGCATTGGCTGCCTTGGCGGTCAGTACTTCCAGATCTGGATGGAATTGCTGCATACGGCATTGCCGCTTTTGAACCGCTATGCCCCCCGCCCTGTCCGTTACGAAAGCAAAGATGCACTTTACACAGCTCTGCTGCGCGGAGAAGCACAGATCGCCGCCCTCCTGGAAAACGCCGATATTACCCGTCTTGGGCTGCAGTTTCTGCCTTTTGCACAGGTACCCGAACTCTGCATGCCGTCGTTCCATTCCATGGATGCAACGACCTCACCGCTGCTGCAAAAAAGTTCTGTACGCCTCGAGGATCTGCAGGAACTACGGATTGCGTTCCATCATCATCCCGGCAGCATTTTATATGAAGACGAACTGCGCCGTTACCTGCGGCTTCGCGCTCCCCAGTACGATTATATTGATCCGGTCGATTTCTTTACCAGCAATTGCCGCACCGTTGTCCTGCTGCTGCCCGCTATCCAGTACAGCGGCCATGCTCCTGCTGTGCCACTGGACTGGCGGGGCGGTGCCCGACTGGGCTTTGTCATGGCTCCGCAGGCAGACCCCAAGGTACGGGCCTATGCGGAGTACATCAAAGAGCACCTGACCGCCATCCCGAATTTCTGGGAGCCGCTGACCGAATGA
- the atpG gene encoding ATP synthase F1 subunit gamma, producing MAGSMKDIKLRIKSVESTMQITKAMELVASSKMRRAKERVEHSRPYFETLHKTLTEIAAADPRARNPYLRRAEIKKTLLIVIAGDRGLAGGYNSNVLRQAQQEAGDVVVLPIGKRSAEYFVHHEVPLFTQEVLLAADITVGECFQLARRITEGYCKGEYDAVKICYTRFDSMMTQTASTMEVLPLSIEPTEQQKAEARRSQILYKPSSEEVFRAIIPEYVAGIVYGAVCESVASELAARRTAMDAATKNAGEMIDHLNLYYNRARQAAITQEITEIVAGAEI from the coding sequence ATGGCTGGTTCCATGAAGGACATCAAGCTGCGCATCAAAAGCGTAGAGAGCACCATGCAGATCACCAAGGCCATGGAGCTGGTGGCTTCCTCCAAAATGCGCCGTGCCAAGGAGCGGGTCGAGCACAGCCGACCCTACTTTGAAACGCTGCATAAGACCCTGACCGAGATCGCAGCGGCAGACCCCCGCGCCCGCAACCCGTACCTGCGCCGTGCAGAGATCAAAAAGACCCTGCTCATCGTCATTGCAGGCGACCGCGGCCTAGCCGGCGGGTACAACTCCAACGTGCTCAGGCAGGCACAGCAGGAAGCAGGGGACGTGGTGGTGCTACCCATCGGCAAGCGCTCGGCGGAATACTTCGTCCACCACGAGGTGCCCCTGTTCACCCAGGAGGTGCTGCTGGCGGCGGACATCACGGTGGGCGAATGCTTCCAGCTGGCCCGCCGGATCACCGAGGGCTACTGCAAAGGCGAGTACGACGCGGTGAAGATCTGCTACACCCGGTTCGACTCCATGATGACCCAGACGGCTTCCACCATGGAGGTGCTGCCCCTGAGCATCGAGCCCACCGAGCAGCAGAAGGCCGAGGCCCGCCGCAGCCAGATTTTGTATAAGCCCAGCAGCGAGGAAGTGTTCCGTGCGATCATCCCGGAGTATGTGGCCGGTATCGTGTATGGCGCTGTGTGTGAGAGCGTGGCCAGTGAGCTGGCCGCCCGCCGCACCGCCATGGACGCCGCCACCAAGAATGCCGGTGAGATGATCGACCATCTCAACCTGTATTACAACCGTGCCCGGCAGGCTGCCATCACGCAGGAGATCACCGAGATCGTGGCCGGTGCGGAGATTTAA
- the atpD gene encoding F0F1 ATP synthase subunit beta: MSEKHIGKVIQVIGPVLDIQFKDGELPELLNAIEIDNHGQKLVVEVAQLTGDNVARCIAMSSTDGLVRGTDAVDTGESIKVPVGDQCLGRVFNLLGEPVDNKPAPTPDAYWPIHRPAPSYEEQQSTTEILETGIKVVDLICPYAKGGKIGLFGGAGVGKTVLIQELIYNIATEHNGYSVFTGVGERTREGNDLYGEMTESGVINKTALVYGQMNEPPGARMRVALSGLTMAEYFRDVKNQDVLLFIDNIFRFTQAGSEVSALLGRMPSAVGYQPTLATEMGALQERITSTRKGSITSVQAVYVPADDLTDPAPATTFTHLDATTVLSRDIASQGIYPAVDPLDSTSRILSPEVVGQEHYEIARAVQKVLQRYKELQDIIAIMGMDELSEEDKRTVSRARKVQRFLSQSFHVAEQFTGMPGQYVPLKETLRGFKMILNGECDDLPESAFLFAGTIDDVFAKAKKG; encoded by the coding sequence ATGTCCGAAAAACATATCGGCAAGGTGATCCAGGTCATTGGCCCGGTGCTGGACATCCAGTTCAAGGATGGCGAGCTGCCGGAGCTGCTCAACGCCATTGAGATCGACAACCACGGCCAGAAACTGGTGGTGGAGGTCGCGCAGCTGACCGGCGACAACGTGGCCCGCTGCATCGCCATGAGCAGCACCGATGGTCTGGTGCGCGGCACAGATGCCGTGGACACCGGCGAGTCCATCAAGGTGCCCGTGGGCGACCAGTGTCTGGGGCGCGTGTTCAACCTGCTGGGCGAGCCTGTGGATAACAAGCCCGCCCCCACCCCGGATGCTTACTGGCCCATTCACCGCCCGGCTCCCAGCTACGAGGAGCAGCAGTCCACCACCGAGATCCTGGAGACCGGCATCAAGGTCGTGGACCTGATCTGCCCCTACGCCAAGGGCGGTAAGATCGGTCTGTTCGGCGGTGCCGGCGTGGGCAAGACCGTGCTGATCCAGGAGCTGATCTACAACATCGCCACCGAGCACAACGGCTACTCGGTGTTTACCGGTGTCGGCGAGCGCACCCGTGAGGGCAACGACCTGTACGGCGAAATGACCGAGAGCGGCGTTATCAACAAGACGGCGCTGGTCTACGGCCAGATGAACGAGCCCCCCGGAGCCCGTATGCGCGTGGCACTGTCCGGCCTGACCATGGCAGAGTACTTCCGTGATGTGAAGAACCAGGACGTGCTGCTGTTTATCGACAACATCTTCCGCTTCACCCAGGCCGGTTCCGAGGTGTCGGCTCTGCTGGGCCGTATGCCCTCTGCTGTCGGTTACCAGCCCACCCTGGCCACCGAGATGGGCGCTCTGCAGGAGCGCATCACCTCCACCCGCAAGGGTTCCATCACCTCGGTGCAGGCCGTCTACGTCCCCGCCGATGACCTGACCGACCCGGCCCCTGCCACCACCTTTACCCACCTGGATGCTACCACTGTTCTGAGCCGTGACATCGCATCGCAGGGCATCTACCCCGCTGTGGACCCGCTGGACTCCACCAGCCGCATCCTCAGCCCGGAGGTCGTGGGTCAGGAGCACTACGAGATCGCCCGTGCCGTCCAGAAGGTGCTGCAGCGCTACAAGGAGCTGCAGGACATCATTGCCATCATGGGCATGGACGAGCTGAGCGAAGAGGACAAGCGGACCGTCAGCCGCGCCCGCAAGGTGCAGCGCTTCCTGAGCCAGAGCTTCCATGTGGCAGAGCAGTTTACCGGCATGCCCGGCCAGTATGTGCCGCTGAAGGAGACCCTGCGCGGCTTTAAGATGATCCTGAACGGCGAGTGCGACGATCTGCCGGAAAGTGCATTCCTGTTCGCGGGCACCATCGACGACGTGTTCGCAAAAGCGAAGAAAGGGTAA